Part of the Henckelia pumila isolate YLH828 chromosome 2, ASM3356847v2, whole genome shotgun sequence genome is shown below.
attgtatgtcgatgggaattactgttgaacatcctgtagctcatgttcatacacaaaatggattagctgaatcattgattaaacgtctgcagttgattgctagaccaatgattatgagaacgaaactccctatttctatatggggacatgcaattttacatgctgctgcattgattcgcatcaggccaagtgcatatcataaacactccccattgcagcttgtatttggcaaagaaccagatatttctcatttgagaatttttggatgtatggtgtatgtgcctattgcaccacctcaaagaacaaaaatgggacctcaaagaaagaatggtatttatatcggctatgatagtccatcaatcattagatatcttgaggctcagacaggcgatgtgtttacagcacgatttgctgattgtcattttgatgaaaataacttcccaatgttagggggagaaaagaaacacatcgaaaaagaaatcacatggtatgtaccatcattattacatttggatcctagaactaaacaatgtgataaagatgtacagcaaattgtgcatttgcaaagaatagcaaatcaaatgccagatgcatttgcagacacaaaaggggtaacaaaatcatatatacctgctgtaaatgcccctgctcgagttgaaattccaaagaaacaaaatgaagacattcatgatgtcataaaacgcctgaagcgtggaaggccaatcggttcaaaggataaaaatcctcggaaaagaaaatacatagagaaaaatgatgatcagaaaatagaaaatggtgttccagaagaaacacacgatgatgaaaatattttgtcagaaccacaaactgacgagaatcatgaaatctctatcaattatattaatactggaaaaatatggaaccgaaagaatgtacaagatattgatgagatattttcgtacaatgtggcatgtgacatcgtaaatgaagataatgaaccaaaatcttttggtgaatgcaaaactcgaaaggattggtcaaaatggaaagatgccatccaggttgaattaaattcgctaaataaacgtagtgtttttggacctatagtccttacacctaaaggtgttaaacctgttgggtacaaatgggtttttattcgaaagagaaatgagaaaaatgaaatagtgagatataaagctcgacttgttgcacaaggtttttctcaaagacctgaaattgattatgaagaaacatattctcctgttatggatgcaattacgtttcggtatttgatcagtttagcagtgtctgaaaacttggacatgcgtctaatggatgttgttacagcttatttatacggatcacttgatagtgatatatacatgaaaatccctgaaggatttaagatgctagaagcacaaagttcagaacccagagaattttattctgtgaaattacaaagatcattgtatggattaaagcaatccggccgaatgtggtataatcggctaagtgaacacttgatgaaaaagggatatgtaaatgatccaatatgcccttgtgttttcatcaagaaaacaacatcgggatgcgtgattattgctgtatatgttgatgatttaaacatcattggaacgaataaagaaattcaagaagtgatgttatacttgaaggaagaatttgaaatgaaagaccttggaaaaaccaagtattgtcttggtttacaaattgaacaaaaagaatgtggaatttttgttcaccagtctaattatacagagaaggtccttaaacgtttcaatatggatcaatcaaatcctttaagtactccaatggttgtcagatcattgaatatagaaaaggatccatttcgtccatgtgaagatgatgaagttgttcttggtcctgaagtaccatatctaagtgccattggtgcccttatgtatcttgcaaattgcactagaccagacatatcttttgcagtaaatttattggcaagattcagttcatgtccaacgaagaggcactggaacggaattaaacatatattccgttatttacgaggaacgacggatttgggacttttgtatccaaaagatataaatcagagaataattggttatgctgatgctggatacttatctgatccacataaggcacgttcccaaaccggatatgtatttactcgtggaggcactgcaatctcttggcgatcacagaaacaaacacttgttacaacttcatcaaatcatgccgagattattgcactacatgaagcaagccgtgaatgtgtctggcttaaatcaatgactcggcatatccaaacttcttgcggattatcagtggacaagaatccaatcacactgtatgaagataatgccgcatgtgttgcccaaatgaaagaaggatacatcaaaagtgacagaactaaacatatttctcctaaattctttgcatacactcaagagctggagaagaataaagatattgatatctgttacattcaatcaagtgagaactcatccgatctcttcacaaaggcacttcccacggcgatattcagaaaacacatttataatattgggatgcgcaatctacgaaatatgtgaagaatcattcatgttgacatcagggggagtttacgtggctgcactcttttttccttactatggtttttgtcccaatgggtttttcctagtaaggtttttaacgaggcagtatacaacacgtaatggagatagtcattctatcatgatcatcatcacaagggggagtgttgaaaatatatataaatatatattattatttattgttgaatgttgaaggttgaaagttgaaaattgagttgtaaaatattgaaaattagtgtgtgatgatgtaattaatgatgtattaatttttgactaatctccaattgagatctataaataggtctctccatttgtgtagaaaaacacaattgtgaagagagaaaaattttataaagtgtagaatttgataaattttgagtttttgagtttttattttttaccgtaaatttttactttttcacaacagaaACGTTCGTTAGTTGGTAGTTCATCTATTTTATATATTTCATGGTGTAGCTGaactaaaatgataaaatttgtttatgtaaaatataatataattaaataaaaaatgactAAGTGCGTGCTTCGCACattatatattgtatatattatatgaataaatatattattaattaagcaATAAACATCactaataaatataaaaattatatttataaaaccAATATAGggttatataaaattaaaaaaaaaactattgtaAGATGTTATTTTATGAGATATATTTTCTTCTCGACTCAATCTTTGAAAATCTATGTTATTTtacatcaaaaatattattttcacagTCGATCTATCTTGCAATAATGAtatatgaaattaaaaaaaaaagagaataataatctataatttaaaaatttatgacAAGACAATATATTGTTTTAAAGAAATGATCATGGCTAATTTGTTGAGCGAGATTGGAGTTTCTacctttttaaaaatttatttggacACTATTATATATCAAACTAATTATGAAGTTTCTCCcgacaaaattatttttttataatattttgattgatttaatttgttattttttcagggtaggaaaattaattttttgttaataAATTAGATAATATAGATCAACGTGGCACTTACGTACTAACCAATGTCAACGACAAAAAAAGGtaatacataatatttatatcttttgtgaatatatttatttatttgatatccACACACTTTCAATTagcattttaatttaaaaacataaaatacattaaaagtACTCCGTTAATTATATTCACTAACAACATTATCCATAtaaaactttgttattttgtttttgtttaaaaaaaactaaagatAATTCCATTTATTCTTTGTTTATCTTTTTTGGgtattaattttaagaatatctCTCTTATAAACCTCTCACAAATTTACATCCATAAAAAGGATTAATCCGatgcataaatatttttatggttcAAGACTTCAAGCAGAATTAGAGATTCATGTTACAAAATTGCACTTTTAGACGATATCACTAGagtttttgtaatttttatgcgtaaaattatattattttagaaattcTATCTCtccatttattattattgtatatAATTATAGCAAGGCATTTCATCTCTGGtgttaaacaaaaaaaattaatttaaaattttattttatcaataAAATATATGGAAAATGGCCCTCGtttcttaaataaaaaaactagtTTAATTAAAAAGAAATATTGAATTAGTTATAATATTTGTGGATaataatactaaaaaaaaatttataaaaggCAAAAGAAAACAAAGATGGTCTTGGTCTGCCTCTGAATTGTATTGTATATTGTTTCGTTGCCTCTCTCACGTCTCGTTTGCCGAAttccctcttcttcttcttcttcgtttTGATCGATCATTTGACCTTTTCTCGTTTTGTGGCCTGCAATCTCAGGATATAGATAGGAACCCATTTCGTGTTCTCCATTTTTAGTCGCCATAATTTATGTGAAGGCACGAAGAGAGGAGATTTTTTCTTGGTGTGAAGAGATATTGTTATGGCGTGTGTTGAATTTGAAAAGATTAACAATCATGCGGTTGAAATGCAAGAACCCAGTATAGATACGGATAAATTGAGCTACGAGATTTTCTCCATATTGGAGAGCAAGTTCTTGTTTGGCTGCGATGATCAGAAGTTTTGGGTTCCAAAGCAGATAGCGGAGCAGCCGCAGAGCCGGAACGAGGCCGTTGTAAATGGTGAAAATGGGGTGCAATCTGTGAAGAATCAGAGGGGGAAGATATGCATTCTCAGCGTTGATGGAGGTGGGATGCAGAACATTTTGTCTGGCAAAGCGCTGTCGTATTTGGAAACGGCATTGAAGAATCGGTCGGGGGATGCAAACGCCAGAATCGCCGATTATTTCGACGTCGCCGCCGGCAGCGGTGTCGGTGGGATTTTCACGGCCATGCTATTCGCCACCAACGATCAGAATCGGCCGATTTTCGACGCCGACGATACCTGGAAATTCCTCGCGGCGGAGGGCAACAAATTCTACCGCTCTGCGAAACCGCGCAGCTCCAAGGGCAATATCTTCAAGCGGGTCTTCAGCAAAACCGGCGTCGCCGGCTCGGCAACCTCCGGTTTGGAGAAGGCGATGAGAGACGCCTTCAAGGATGAAAAAACCGGGCGGAGCTTGACCTTGAAAGACACGCTGAAACCGGTTTTGATCCCATGCTACGATCTCACCAGCACGGCGCCGTTTCTCTTCTCCAGAGCCGATGCTCTCGAAACAGACAGCTTCGATTTCAACCTCTGGGAGGTGTGTATGGCCACATCAGCCGAACCCGGGTTGTTCGACCCGGTTTGTATGAGGTCGGTCGATGGGTCGACCCGTTGCGTGGCCGTGGACGGCGGGCTGGCCATGAACAACCCCACGGCGGCGGCTATCACGCACGTGCTGCATAACAAACAGGAGTTCCCTTTCGTGAGGGGGGTCGAGGATATTTTGGTACTCTCCCTCGGAGCCGGCGAGCAGCTCCTGGCCGGCAGCTTCGACTACGAACAGGTCAAGAAATGGAAGGCAAAGGACTGGGCTCGGCCCCTGGCTCGCATTTCCGGCTCCGGCTCGGCGGAGTTAGTGGACCACGCCGTGGCAATGGCTTTCGGTCAGAGCCGTGCCAGTAACTACGTCCGCGTTCAGGTACGCAATCAACaacatttaatttaatgcaaCAAAAGTCTTGGTTGGTACGATCAGTCTCCGTATGCTGGCCACCGAATGTCGTTGAATTGGAGCCCTCTTATCTATATTTATTTCATAGAAATTCTTTTAGTGTCGATTATCGATATTTATTTACTAAATTTACCACGATTTATCAATCTTTTTTTTCTGTTCTATTTCTACCATCATACGGGAGCCAAGAATTTTATCCAGTTAGATGAAACCGAAATGTAAAATGATGATGGGGGCAAAGATTTTGTTTTCATATGTTCATGTATTGGCCCACTTCTTCTACTATCACCAGGCTCCATCCTTCCATGAGAATTAATTAACCAAACGTTGAGGAACAATGGATAATTCTTATTTAATATGGGGCCATCAATCTTTCTCCATGTGGTATTTGAGCTTTCGAATTTGTTTATGGAGCATGAAAGAATGATAAaaaccaaattttattaatgactttcaagtttttttttctttcaaagttTGGAAGTTTTGGAGTAAGGAGACAGGCTGGGGGATGGGGATGGGGATGAGGTTTAATGTGATAAGCTGGACATTTTGGGGGCATGCAATTTAATACTGTGTGTTTTGTTTGCAAGAGAGAATGTGCAGAGTTGAGTACAATAGGAGGAGGCCAAAGGGTAGTGatgatgtgtgtgtgtgtgtgtttgtgtatattatatatatatatatatttgtcgcTAGATACAGATATTTTCATTTAAATGATCAAAGAATTTGGTATATGGTATAGCAACATAATATCCACCTTAACTAATAAGGTGGGAATTTTTTATAGACTTAATCAATGTCAATATCCTGTTGTTGATTTGGCAAATGGTGTTGTCTTCGCCAAATTAATGACAGCTCAAGGTGAGTGAGTGTTTTTACAGTGTGGCAAAGATTTTGTAGGCAATTAGATTCAAATGCTCCTATTTTTACAGTCACTGGGGCTTTCTTTTAAGTGCAGTTATTTCGGGTCTTGAATGTTCCCTGTTGgcaaatatatttttcatcaaTTCCTTTGTGGTTGGATATATTTAATTCGTTcagttttttaattaatattggtTTGAAAAGGGTAAAAAATGGCTTGACTTAAAGTTTGACAGACTGtgtttttaatttgaatttattttcttGTTATTTTACAGCAAAGTCACATGTTATTTTGACTGGCTGCTGTAAAATGCACTTTCACAATATCCAAAATGTTCGTAGACGTCTATAATGTCGAATTTTATTGCAagttttgaaataattttaGTGACAAAATAAGGAAAGGCAGCTAGCAATCTTGTAAGGTTTTAAGAATTAACGCAGGAAAAAGAATAATGTGGACCACACATTTAAATGATTCATCATACCTTTAGCAATTTAATGATTTCAAGAAAATGATATTAAgttaatatatattatcttttgGCCCCCTAACCATAATTTATGGCTCTCAACAGCAAAATGCTGGTTCagaaaacataaaaattttaaCATCAAtgattacattttttttatatagatgTGATCTGAAAATGACTTGAAGAGGTTCTTGCTTATTGTTTCTTTTTTTGCCGTTCTTATGTTACGCCTAAATTTCCTGATAACAGGAGTAGAGTGGGGTTTATTTCCTAATTTCTTGTATGGTCCTCCCACGAGATTTTAGCCGTGCAAAATAATTTTCTTGGTGTTGTTTGTTAAATCATTATCAGGTGTACAATAGTGTCTGTACATTTGGTGATTGTAATATTTGTTTAGTGACATTTCAAATGGCATGGTTTGGAATTGACTGAAAACAGAAATTATACTGTTGGAGCATATGGCTACTTAGGGAAGAATCTGATAATAATGATAAGGatttgataattaaatcctACTTGTTTCCTTGAATATGAAATTGTGAtaaattatttgataaatacCGAAACCAAATGATTTGCAGTTGACTGAGTTGTTTTTTCATTAAGTGGCTCCTTTTGTTAGTTGCTAGATTTTAACTCTTAAGCATTATTGTAAAGCACCCCACGCCTTCCCAGATGGAATAGAAACAATGGAGTGGGGCATCAGCAGTCGGCACAAATGGCCTTTTTTATTTTAGATGGTTATTTTACATCAAACACTTTTGTACTCAGAATCAAAATTCTGTAAGGgaattttgtgaaaattatTGGTGATTTCTTAATTAATCTGGAAGGTCCCCTTTtggaatttaaaaaatatacttcAAACTACATCCCATCTGGTTTgttaacatatttttttatcgttaCGAATCGCAGGCTAATGGATCCAATACGAACAGATACGGCGCAGCCACCGATTCAGACGCTAGCCCGAGCAAAGTAAAAATGCTAATAGGAGCAGCTGATGACATGCTGAAGCAGAAAAATGTCGAATCGATCCTCTTTAATGGGAAGAGGATCGGAGAAGAAAGCAATTTCGAGAAACTGGACTGGTTTGCTGAACAACTTGTGTTAGAGCATCAGAGGAGGAGTTGTAGAATAGCTCCCACTGTTGCATTCAAGCAAGCTACCCCAAAACCATCTTAGACAGCtttacttattttaaaaatggtGAGTTCACTGCCTTTGACTATATTATTCTTTATtgcataattattaaaaaaaattgtcacATTACATTTTCTTTATTGCTTGCATTATTTTGTCTGATGATATCAACAAGGCCCCACTCCACTTAAAACATTTAAAGAGGATAATTcaacttcttaattaaaataaCATTGCAAGAACTTGATGCCTGAGTGGAAGTGATTGGAATGATTGTTTGGTCTCTGTGGAATAATGCACGGCTAATTGTGTGCTTACTCATTCTAATTTCCTTATGATCCACATACTCGATGGAGCATGGACTCATAGTGCTCGAGTCCTCCccataaaaaaatttcgaaaccgGCCCCATGTGTGGGCATCATAATTGGCACATAATTTGGTTCCTCTAATTTTATTTTCCAATAATATATCAAGATTCTGTGAATACCTAATGACTGTTTAGATACAGATGTTTTGTTTCTGGTAGCTCCCATGGCTTCTGTCTTGTCATTTTCTCTAGAAACAACAATGCTTGCAACCACCTCTGGTTGTTGgcataattttaattttgatgtaCTTGGGAAGATGAAAGTTATTTATAGCCAAACAAAGAAGTATGTGGGCATAGAGGATTTGACCCTTTTGTTTGCTCACCGACACTGTTTCTGGAGGAGAATGAGGGGTACATCAGTCATTTCATCTTACTGGGTAGGTGACACTCGGGGACCTGTTCCAGTTCCATCCATGAATGAGAGGGCCCTTCTATTTTGCACTGTGAATCATGCCATGTTTGAATCTTTAATAAAGAGGTCACTCTTTTTCTTACAAATTTATTGGCCATGACACACATTTGTAGTACGTTTTACTATTGGTCCATTAGATctctgcatttttttttttacccttTCTTGTTCATTAGAGTGTGAAACTTGAAAATCTTAAAAAATcacatatattttattaatttttatgttccCCGGGGAAGACCACCTCCTCCCTACATTCCAAAACATATAAAACTTACATGTTTGACTAGCAAGCACCACTTTAGAACTGAGTTGAACGAGTCACATTTCCTAAAGACAAAAGTTTTGTCATTACAGTGGCACACATCTTTATCAGCTAGGACTAGGATTTTCCCTTCTACCACATGATTATTGGCTGCACTTTGTGGAATCTTCAATAATGAGTCTGCATTTGCATGTGTCCCTATATAATATACATAGAAAGACTATCATGGACAATTGTAGGGGAAGCCACTGGTAGTCTTTTGACTTCTCACAGACCAACTTCTAACCGGAAACAATGGAGTCAAAAAGATGGTCTTTGTATATAAAGAAGAGAAAGTAAAACTTATCTTGAGCTCTGATCAAAGTGTAAAACAGTAACAGTACAAAgtgcaataaaaattatttacttgtgctCACTATACATTTACACTGTCATTAAAATTAAAAGGGTAGCCATGATTAGAGCACTAGATGTATGTTTTTCAGtagtttttttcttcttttttacaGGTTGTGCCCTACATTGTCATTTAAAGCCTGccacagttttttttttttttttttttatttcttacaTAATGGCAACATGTGTGATTCATATCTACTAGTTATCATGGAATCACCGGAAAATTCGGAGCTGGATGTCACCTCCAACGGCCCTAGTTATATTCGGGCCGTTGGATCCATGTCTGAATATATTATAGACCCCACAATCCCAAATGTATTAAGGTTAAACTAACATGTA
Proteins encoded:
- the LOC140880407 gene encoding patatin-like protein 6 is translated as MACVEFEKINNHAVEMQEPSIDTDKLSYEIFSILESKFLFGCDDQKFWVPKQIAEQPQSRNEAVVNGENGVQSVKNQRGKICILSVDGGGMQNILSGKALSYLETALKNRSGDANARIADYFDVAAGSGVGGIFTAMLFATNDQNRPIFDADDTWKFLAAEGNKFYRSAKPRSSKGNIFKRVFSKTGVAGSATSGLEKAMRDAFKDEKTGRSLTLKDTLKPVLIPCYDLTSTAPFLFSRADALETDSFDFNLWEVCMATSAEPGLFDPVCMRSVDGSTRCVAVDGGLAMNNPTAAAITHVLHNKQEFPFVRGVEDILVLSLGAGEQLLAGSFDYEQVKKWKAKDWARPLARISGSGSAELVDHAVAMAFGQSRASNYVRVQANGSNTNRYGAATDSDASPSKVKMLIGAADDMLKQKNVESILFNGKRIGEESNFEKLDWFAEQLVLEHQRRSCRIAPTVAFKQATPKPS